A genomic segment from Spinacia oleracea cultivar Varoflay chromosome 3, BTI_SOV_V1, whole genome shotgun sequence encodes:
- the LOC110785664 gene encoding uncharacterized protein, protein MNAPKEPKVKTPSIEAYDGTTDPDLHLVAYRHHMYLQGTNEATWCKYFPATLKGVASKWFVRLPPGSIASFNELQTLFSTRFMAYKEERKTSMHLGLIQQGKDESLRSYVKRFNLEAGQIPDLPNGVSFDNFIRCLKKGSFKFNLVKKSVQTMAEVLDEAEAFIHAIEICSASKDGKAGEATDSSGKKEKMDRKVPRVNGIWALSKEHDTNSPGQKRGWPQEIEYFEYNTDLLRILVDVGTRFDLEWPFPMNSPTESRDPKLYCQFHEDIGHDTKDCRSLKRALDGLASKGHLKNYLQSSTHGTEKNQYKKNKSHVSATEGNHSEEGFVLSYQEDRLLEDPP, encoded by the coding sequence ATGAACGCTCCGAAAGAGCCTAAAGTCAAAACTCCCTCcattgaagcttatgacggTACTACAGACCCAGACTTGCACCTAGTTGCATACCGTCACCACATGTATCTtcaaggaaccaatgaagccacatggtgcaaatacttcccagctACACTTAAAGGAGTAGCGTCCAAATGGTTCGTACGGTTGCCCCCAGGATCAATTGCTTCCTTCAACGAGCTACAAACCTTGTTTTCCACCAGGTTCATGGcatacaaggaagaaaggaaaacaagcatgCACTTGGGACTCATTCAACAAGGGAAAGATGAGTCTTTACGAAGTTATGTTAAACGTTTCAATCTGGAAGCAGGACAGATCCCAGATCTGCCCAATGGCGTCTcctttgataattttatcagaTGCCTGAAGAAGGGATCATTCAAGTTTAACTTAGTTAAGAAAAGTGTGCAAACGATGGCCGAAGTCCTAGACGAGGCCGAAGCCTTTATTCATGCAATAGAAATATGCAGTGCGTCCAAAGATGGGAAGGCTGGAGAGGCAACAGACTCCTCGGGGAAGAAAGAGAAGATGGACAGGAAAGTCCCACGAGTTAATGGTATTTGGGCCCTTTCgaaagagcatgataccaatTCTCCCGGACAAAAGAGAGGATGGCCACAAGAGATAGAATATTTTGAATACAATACAGACCTCCTCCGAATCCTAGTGGACGTAGGGACCAGGTTCGACCTTGAATGGCCCTTTCCAATGAACTCTCCTACTGAGAGTCGAGATCCTAAGTTGTATTGCCAGTTCCACGAAGATATAGGTCATGACACCAAGGATTGCAGAAGCCTGAAGAGAGCCCTGGATGGCCTAGCTTCCAAGGGGCACCTGAAGAACTATCTCCAAAGCAGCACTCACGGCACGGAAAAAAACCAGTACAAGAAAAACAAGTCACATGTCTCAGCTACAGAAGGAAATCACAGCGAAGAGGGATTTGTTCTGTCATATCAGGAGGACCGGCTgctggaggacccaccatga